ACTACGTCGGCGAATGCGTCCAGGGCCGCCTTGGTGGGCAGATATGAGCTGTACTTGGGATTGCGCGCCTGCACGCCGGCGCTGGAGACGTTGACGACGTGGCCGAACCGTCGCTCCCGCCAGTGCGGCAACAGCGCCAGCACCATCCGTACCGCGCCGAAGTAGTTGACCGCCATCACCCGCTCGTAATCATGTAGGCGCTCAGTGGAGTTGACCACCGAGCGGCGGATCGAGCGTCCGGCGTTGTTCACCAGGTAGTCGACGTGGTCGAACCGGCCCAGGATGTCCTTGATGGTGTGCTCCACCGACGCCGAGTCGGTGACGTCGCAGGTGAAGGCGTAGGCCTGGCCGCCGTCGGCGCGGATGTCGGCCACCAGTTGGTCGAGCGCCTCGGCGTTGCGGGCCAGCGCGAACACCGTTGCGCCACGGGCCGCGACCGCGATGGCCGACGCCCGGCCGATCCCACTGGACGCGCCGGTGATGATGACGTGCCGTCCGACCAGAGCCCCGTTCGGGTCGTCGCGGCGGGCCCGGTCGGGATCGAGGTGCTCGGCCCAGTAACGCCACAGCTTTGGCGCGTAGGCCGCGAACTCGGGAACTGCTATCCCGGTGCCCTGCAACGCTTTTTGCGTCTCGTCGCTGACGAACGTAGGTGCGAGGTCGACCACGTCGAGCACCTCGGCGGGAATGCCGAGTTGGGTGGCCGCCATGTTTCGCACCACCTTGGCGCGCCCGCTGACCTTCAGCACCGAGGTGGCCACCGACCGGGGTAGCGCTCCACGCAAGGGCGGCAGACCGGCCTCGCGTGCGATGCCACGGTAGATGCCGCGCAGGCCGATGGTCTTGGGCGCGGTCAGATGAAATGTGCGCTGGTCGAGACCGTCGGCGTGGATCAGCGCGACCATCGCGTCGGCCACGTAGTCGACCGGGACGATGTTGGTGCGACCGGTGTCGGGCAGCATCAGCGGCGTGAACCGGGGTAGTACCGCGAGCATTCTCAAGACACCGAAGAAGTAATACGGCCCGTCGATTTTGTCCATCTCGCCGGTGCGTGAATCGCCGACTACCACCGCGGGGCGGTAGATGCGGTACCGCAGCCCCGATGCGGTCCTGACCAGGGCCTCGGCCTCGAACTTCGTCTGGTGGTACGGCGTCGGCAGCTGCTGGTCGACGTCGAAGTCGGCCTCGGTGTATTCGC
The nucleotide sequence above comes from Mycobacterium vicinigordonae. Encoded proteins:
- a CDS encoding SDR family oxidoreductase, with the protein product MRYVVTGGTGFIGRRVVARLLDSDPDAQVWVLVRRASLGRFERLSLTWGDRVKPLVGELPGLDLSEQTTAELGRVDHLVHCAAIYDITAGLAEQRSANVDGTRAVIALAQRLDATLHHVSSIAVAGDFRGEYTEADFDVDQQLPTPYHQTKFEAEALVRTASGLRYRIYRPAVVVGDSRTGEMDKIDGPYYFFGVLRMLAVLPRFTPLMLPDTGRTNIVPVDYVADAMVALIHADGLDQRTFHLTAPKTIGLRGIYRGIAREAGLPPLRGALPRSVATSVLKVSGRAKVVRNMAATQLGIPAEVLDVVDLAPTFVSDETQKALQGTGIAVPEFAAYAPKLWRYWAEHLDPDRARRDDPNGALVGRHVIITGASSGIGRASAIAVAARGATVFALARNAEALDQLVADIRADGGQAYAFTCDVTDSASVEHTIKDILGRFDHVDYLVNNAGRSIRRSVVNSTERLHDYERVMAVNYFGAVRMVLALLPHWRERRFGHVVNVSSAGVQARNPKYSSYLPTKAALDAFADVVSTETLSDHITFTNIHMPLVRTPMIAPSKRLNPVPAISPERAAAMVVRGLVEKPGRIDTPMGTLAEAGNYFVPRLSRRILHQLYLGYPDSAAARGVTEAEAPVAQSSPPSPRRRPKRPVRALRTVAAPRPVRRAVRLLPGVHW